Proteins encoded together in one Cuculus canorus isolate bCucCan1 chromosome 33, bCucCan1.pri, whole genome shotgun sequence window:
- the RPL28 gene encoding 60S ribosomal protein L28, which translates to MSAHLQWMIVRNCSSFLIKRNNQTYSTEPNNLKARNSFRYNGLIHRKTVGVEPAPDGKGIVVVLKKRAGQRKPATSYTRVLIRRDARATLSSVRHLISKNKYRRDLRMAALRRASAILRSQKPIVVKKKRGGRAAKAP; encoded by the exons ATGTCGGCGCATCTGCAGTGGATGATCGTGCGGAACTGCTCCAGTTTCCTCATCAAACGCAACAACCAGACCTACAGCACT gagCCGAACAACCTCAAAGCTCGGAATTCCTTCCGCTACAACGGACTCATCCACCGCAAAACCGTGGGCGTAGAGCCGGCGCCGGACGGCAAAGGCATCGTCGTGGTGCTCAAAAAACGAGCTG GGCAACGGAAACCGGCGACGTCGTACACGCGAGTGTTGATCCGTCGCGACGCGCGAGCGACGCTGAGCAGCGTTCGGCATCTCATCAGCAAGAATAAATACCGGCGTGACTTGCGCATG gCTGCTCTGCGCCGCGCCAGCGCCATTCTGCGCAGTCAGAAACCCATAGtggtgaagaagaaaagggggggacgCGCGGCCAAAGCCCCatga
- the RCVRN gene encoding recoverin: MGNARSGALSKEVLEELKANTRYTEEELCRWYESFQRQCPDGRISQAEFEKIYSTFFPNSDPKGYARHVFRSFDTNDDGTLDFREYIIALHLTSSGKTHLKLEWAFSLFDVDRNGEVSKNEVLEIITAIFRMIPPEEQRQLPEDENSPQKRADKLWAYFKKGDNDKIAEGEFIDGVMKNDTIMRLIQYEPKK, encoded by the exons ATGGGGAACGCGCGGAGCGGAGCGCTCTCCAAAGAGGTTCTGGAAGAGCTGAAGGCCAACACGCGGTACACGGAGGAGGAGCTGTGCCGTTGGTACGAGAGCTTCCAACGCCAATGCCCGGATGGACGCATCAGCCAAGCGGAGTTCGAGAAGATCTACAGCACCTTCTTCCCCAACTCGGACCCCAAAGGCTACGCCCGTCACGTCTTCCGCAGCTTCGACACCAACGACGACGGAACGCTCGACTTCCGGGAGTACATCATCGCCCTCCACCTCACCTCCTCGGGGAAGACCCACCTCAAGCTCGAGTGGGCCTTCTCCCTCTTCGATGTCGACCGCAACGGTGAGGTCAGCAAGAACGAGGTCCTGGAGATCATTACG GCCATTTTCCGGATGATTCCCCCCGAGGAGCAGCGGCAGCTGCCGGAGGACGAGAACAGCCCCCAAAAACGGGCCGACAAACTCTGGGCGTACTTCAAGAAGGGGGACAACG ATAAGATCGCGGAGGGGGAGTTCATCGATGGAGTCATGAAGAACGATACCATCATGCGCCTCATCCAGTACGAACCCAAGAAAtaa